Genomic DNA from Vibrio vulnificus CMCP6:
CTTTAACAGCGAACAACAACTGCTATTGGCTTTTCTTACTCGCTATCAGCGAAAGTCGCTCAAACTCACTGAACTTCCCGATTTCCATCTCTACAGCCGCGAGCAAGTGATCAACTTAATCCGTATATTGCGATTAGCCATTTTGATCAACGGGCAGCGCAATGACGATCCATTGCCTGAATTTCATCTACAGGTGAAAGAGAACCATTGGACATTGCAAGGTAAAGAAACGGATTGGCAGGAAAACAACAAATTACTTTCCGCGGATCTGCAAAGTGAACAAGAACGCTGGCAACAAGTAAACTGGCAGCTCGAGCTTGACTAACTGGCGCTGAAAAGCGCGAAACAATAAGGCCGCAGTGCGGCCTTATTGGGTTTATAACCCGACTTTTGCCAACTCTTGCTTGGCAAACTCTTCCGTTATCGACACGTAACCATCTTTCTCTACTAGCGCCTGTCCTTGTGCCGAGTAGATAAATTTAATGAACTCAGCTTCAATGGGGCTCAGAGCCTTACTCGGATGCTTGTTGACATACACATACAAATAACGTGAAAGAGGGTAATCGCCAGTCAGAATGTTTTCTCGACTCGGATAAACAAACTCATTACCTTGCTTAGCAATAGGAAGTAGGCGCACGCCCGCCACACGATAACCCACACCAGAGTAACCTATGCCACTGAGCGTGGATGCCACCGATTGCACTACCGAAGCCGACCCCGGCTGTTCATTCACTTGGCTTTTAAAATCGCCGCCACACAGGGCGTGCTTTTTGAAGTAGCCGTAGGTTCCAGAAACCGAATTGCGCCCAAAGAGCTGAAAGTTGCGCTTTGCCCACTCCGCATCAATACCAAGCTGCGCCCACGTGCTGACAAAATCTTCTGCACCACAGCGTAAAGTCGCGGAGAAAATGGCGTCCAACTGCGGAAAGTTGAGACCTTGAACCGGATTGTCTTGATGAACAAAAATACCGATGGCATCAATCGCAACTCGTAACGCCGTAGGTTTATAACCATGAGTTCGCTCAAAGGCTTCCACTTCTCTTAAACGCATTGGACGGCTCATTGGGCCAAACTGCGCCGTTTGCTCCGTCAGAGCGGGAGGCGCCGTTGAGGAGCCCGAGGCTTGCACCTGAGCATTGATGTTCGGATAAAGCGCCTTAAACTCTTCCACCCAAAGAGTGGTCATCCCCGCAAGCGTATCCGAGCCGACAGATAACAAATTCCCAGAAACACCGGGGATTTTTTTATAAGGTTGCAATGGTGTATCCAATGCCTGAGCACTCGCACTTATTCCACCCATCAACAATAAACTCAACCACCATCGTTTCATTTCGCCACCAATTTTGCCGGTAAAACGAATGAAAACTTACTGCCACTGCCAACTTTACTTTGGATATCCAAATGAGTGTCGTGATGAGTCAAAGCATGTTTTACAATCGCTAGACCTAAACCACTGCCTCCGGTGTCACGAGAGCGTGCTTTGTCAACACGATAAAAACGCTCCGTTAGACGATGGATATGTTGCGGTTCAATACCATCACCACTGTCTTCCACTTCTAGGCAAGCACCCTTGCTATTGCGATACCAACGAACCTGTACGCTTGCACCAGCAGGTGTGTACTTCACGGCATTGTATACTAGGTTCGAAATAGCACTGCGCAGTTGATCTTCATCGGCATAGACTTTAAGCGCTTTATCCACTTGGAAAGAGATGGCGTGCTGATTATCACCACTCAAACTTACCGCTTCTTTCTCTAGCACTTCCAGCATGGCGGGCACATCAACCACTTCATCCAACTCATGAATTGGCGACGCTTCGATCTTGGATAAGGTTAACAACTGATTCACTAAACTGTTCATTCGATTCAGCTGTTCCGTCATCACACGATGGGCTTTGCCCCACATGGGGCCAACCAACATGTCCGGGTCTTCGGTCATTTCGAGATAACCCTGAAGCACCGTCATTGGCGTACGTAACTCATGGGAAACATTAGCAAAAAAGTTTCGACGCATGCCTTCTAGCTGTTTCAACTGCGTCACGTCACGCACCACCATCAAGTGCTCACCTTCAGTATAAGGAACAATACGCAGTTCCAGCGTACGTTCAACGTTTAGCGGCGAGCACATTTCCAACGGTTCAGAAAAATCATTACCAGAGAGATATTTAATAAAGTCAGGAGTGCGAAGAAGATTAGAAATAGGCTGACCAGAATCTTCAGGCCAATGGAAACCTAATAGATGTTGCGCCAGCTTGTTA
This window encodes:
- a CDS encoding PstS family phosphate ABC transporter substrate-binding protein, whose protein sequence is MKRWWLSLLLMGGISASAQALDTPLQPYKKIPGVSGNLLSVGSDTLAGMTTLWVEEFKALYPNINAQVQASGSSTAPPALTEQTAQFGPMSRPMRLREVEAFERTHGYKPTALRVAIDAIGIFVHQDNPVQGLNFPQLDAIFSATLRCGAEDFVSTWAQLGIDAEWAKRNFQLFGRNSVSGTYGYFKKHALCGGDFKSQVNEQPGSASVVQSVASTLSGIGYSGVGYRVAGVRLLPIAKQGNEFVYPSRENILTGDYPLSRYLYVYVNKHPSKALSPIEAEFIKFIYSAQGQALVEKDGYVSITEEFAKQELAKVGL
- the phoR gene encoding phosphate regulon sensor histidine kinase PhoR yields the protein MVERLTWKKLAWELAFFYTPWVIVGWIFGYMPWLLLVATALQLGWHLHNQVRLSAWLWDEKRLTPPSGSGNWESLFNGLYRLQQRQRRKRKELTNLIRRFRNGAESLPDAVVVFRAEGNIVWCNKLAQHLLGFHWPEDSGQPISNLLRTPDFIKYLSGNDFSEPLEMCSPLNVERTLELRIVPYTEGEHLMVVRDVTQLKQLEGMRRNFFANVSHELRTPMTVLQGYLEMTEDPDMLVGPMWGKAHRVMTEQLNRMNSLVNQLLTLSKIEASPIHELDEVVDVPAMLEVLEKEAVSLSGDNQHAISFQVDKALKVYADEDQLRSAISNLVYNAVKYTPAGASVQVRWYRNSKGACLEVEDSGDGIEPQHIHRLTERFYRVDKARSRDTGGSGLGLAIVKHALTHHDTHLDIQSKVGSGSKFSFVLPAKLVAK